The Halogranum gelatinilyticum genome contains a region encoding:
- a CDS encoding inorganic diphosphatase, with the protein MTNLWEDLETGPNAPETIYAVVECLKGERNKYEYDKDIPGVVLDRVLHSNVHYPSDYGFIPQSYYDDEDPFDVLVLVEDQTFPGCVIEARPVALMKMDDDGEQDDKVIAVPTEDPRFDHIEDLDDIPQQQLDEIDEFFATYKNLEEGKEVETLGWEDKQAAMDAIEHAQDLYEEHFG; encoded by the coding sequence ATGACGAACCTCTGGGAAGACCTGGAAACCGGCCCGAACGCGCCGGAGACCATCTACGCTGTCGTCGAGTGCCTCAAAGGTGAGCGCAACAAGTACGAGTACGACAAGGACATCCCCGGTGTCGTCCTCGACCGAGTGCTCCACAGCAACGTCCACTACCCGTCGGACTACGGCTTCATCCCGCAGTCGTACTACGACGACGAGGACCCCTTCGACGTGCTCGTCCTCGTCGAGGACCAGACCTTCCCCGGCTGTGTCATCGAGGCCCGCCCCGTCGCCCTGATGAAGATGGACGACGACGGCGAACAGGACGACAAGGTCATCGCTGTCCCGACCGAGGACCCGCGGTTCGACCACATCGAGGACCTCGACGATATCCCCCAACAGCAGCTCGACGAGATCGACGAGTTCTTCGCGACCTACAAGAACCTCGAAGAGGGCAAGGAAGTCGAGACGCTGGGCTGGGAGGACAAGCAGGCGGCGATGGACGCCATCGAGCACGCCCAGGACCTCTACGAAGAGCACTTCGGCTGA
- a CDS encoding rhomboid family intramembrane serine protease has translation MAECDQCGRYENLPYQCRRCGQTFCAEHRLPENHSCPGLNEWNDPSGVFDSGFDDSVNKEGRAKGAVKRVTGTGGFFGYFRGNMTYLFLGLMWITFLLQYLVFPQLLGVGRNTELWASLFVLRPGNITYVWTWFTSVFAHGSFQHIAFNSIALYFFGPAVEQRLRSRKFAALFLGAGILAGLAQIGTGLVLGGTAGVLGASGAIMGVMGVLTVLNPNLKVYLYFIIPMPLWVLTFGFALLSLVAGFGSLNGGGFLGGNVAHIAHLAGLVIGLAYGSQIKGNQRAPQSLRFGGGGGPGGPGRGRF, from the coding sequence ATGGCCGAATGCGACCAGTGTGGCCGGTACGAGAACCTTCCGTACCAGTGCCGACGCTGTGGGCAGACGTTCTGTGCGGAGCATCGCCTCCCGGAGAACCACTCCTGTCCGGGGTTGAACGAGTGGAACGACCCGAGCGGCGTCTTCGACAGCGGCTTCGACGACAGCGTGAACAAGGAGGGCCGCGCGAAGGGTGCCGTCAAGCGGGTGACGGGCACGGGCGGCTTCTTCGGCTACTTCCGGGGCAACATGACCTACCTCTTCCTCGGGCTGATGTGGATCACGTTCCTCCTGCAGTATCTCGTCTTCCCGCAACTGCTCGGCGTCGGCAGGAACACCGAACTCTGGGCCTCGCTGTTCGTCCTGCGGCCGGGCAACATCACCTACGTCTGGACGTGGTTCACCTCCGTCTTCGCGCACGGCAGCTTCCAGCACATCGCGTTCAACAGCATCGCGCTGTACTTCTTCGGTCCGGCCGTCGAACAGCGACTCCGCTCACGGAAGTTCGCCGCGCTGTTCCTCGGTGCGGGTATCCTCGCCGGACTCGCACAGATCGGTACCGGGCTCGTCCTCGGCGGAACTGCGGGAGTCCTCGGAGCCAGCGGTGCCATCATGGGTGTCATGGGCGTGCTGACCGTCCTGAACCCGAATCTGAAGGTGTATCTCTACTTCATCATCCCGATGCCGCTGTGGGTGCTCACCTTCGGCTTCGCCCTCCTGAGCCTCGTCGCCGGCTTCGGCAGCCTGAACGGCGGCGGCTTCCTCGGCGGCAACGTCGCGCACATCGCCCATCTCGCCGGACTCGTCATCGGGCTGGCGTACGGGAGCCAGATCAAGGGCAACCAGCGGGCACCGCAGTCGCTCCGCTTCGGTGGCGGTGGCGGTCCTGGTGGTCCCGGTCGCGGCCGGTTCTGA
- a CDS encoding endonuclease V has product MRPTRPEFVPDPSLSRAEMESLQREVAAAADFSDDLSFEPASVSLATESLVPADDRPLVAGVDQAFLDDHAVSAVVVLRGGEVVERAHAVSELSIPYIPGLLSFREGGPILDAVAELDCEPDLFVFDGSGRIHFRQAGLATHMGVVLDTPAIGVAKSLLCGEPRESVDERPEGWQTPVVAADGVEPRAGVDGDGFAETVVGYAYQSRQYPNSMKINPLYVSPGHRVSAETTVELVARLGGEYKLPEPTRLADSYADEVKRDY; this is encoded by the coding sequence ATGCGGCCGACCCGTCCCGAGTTCGTCCCCGACCCGTCGCTGTCGCGTGCGGAGATGGAATCGCTCCAGCGCGAGGTCGCCGCCGCCGCCGACTTCTCCGACGACCTCTCCTTCGAGCCTGCGAGCGTCTCGCTCGCCACCGAGTCACTCGTCCCCGCCGACGACCGCCCGCTCGTCGCGGGCGTCGACCAGGCGTTCCTCGACGACCACGCGGTGAGCGCGGTCGTCGTCCTCCGCGGCGGCGAAGTGGTCGAACGCGCCCACGCCGTCTCGGAGCTGTCGATTCCGTACATTCCCGGCCTGCTCTCGTTCCGCGAGGGTGGCCCGATTCTGGATGCTGTCGCCGAGTTGGACTGCGAACCGGATCTCTTCGTCTTCGATGGCAGTGGCCGCATCCACTTCCGACAGGCTGGGCTGGCGACCCACATGGGCGTCGTCCTCGACACGCCCGCCATCGGCGTCGCCAAGAGCCTGCTCTGTGGTGAACCACGAGAGTCGGTCGACGAGCGGCCCGAAGGCTGGCAGACGCCGGTCGTCGCGGCCGACGGAGTAGAGCCGCGTGCGGGAGTCGACGGCGACGGATTCGCCGAGACGGTCGTCGGCTACGCCTACCAGTCGCGGCAGTATCCGAACTCGATGAAGATCAATCCCCTCTACGTCAGCCCCGGCCACCGCGTCTCGGCGGAGACGACGGTCGAGCTCGTGGCGCGGCTCGGCGGCGAGTACAAACTGCCCGAGCCGACGCGACTCGCCGACAGCTACGCCGACGAGGTCAAGAGGGACTATTAA
- a CDS encoding SDR family oxidoreductase, translated as MKPDTVLITGCSSGIGRATARAFLAEDWKVYATARNPADIEQLGEEGCQIATLDVTDQGDVDRVVDRIIDEEGHIQCLVNNAGFGQMGPIEDVPTEQVHRQFDVNVYGPHRLIRAVLPHMRRQEDGTIVNVSSVIGRVSPPGMGVYAGSKFAIEAMTDSLRNEVDEYGINAVLIEPGPVDTKFSARAQKEVDGEDGSEVEGVERSGAYESFYKVFSDTQAMGGGGPGSVAPERVAEDIVNAASATKPAARYPVGTLAKVGVLARFIPDGPRDKLFGLMDKLS; from the coding sequence GTGAAACCCGACACCGTCCTGATTACGGGCTGTTCGTCCGGTATCGGCCGCGCGACGGCGCGGGCCTTCCTCGCCGAAGACTGGAAGGTCTACGCGACCGCTCGCAACCCCGCAGACATCGAGCAACTGGGAGAGGAGGGCTGCCAGATCGCCACCCTCGACGTCACCGACCAGGGCGACGTCGACCGCGTCGTCGACCGCATCATCGACGAGGAGGGCCACATCCAGTGTCTCGTCAACAACGCTGGCTTCGGCCAGATGGGTCCCATCGAAGACGTGCCCACCGAACAGGTCCACCGCCAGTTCGACGTCAACGTCTACGGTCCCCACCGGCTCATCCGCGCCGTCCTCCCCCATATGCGCCGTCAGGAGGACGGCACCATCGTCAACGTCTCCAGCGTCATCGGCCGCGTCTCCCCGCCCGGCATGGGCGTCTACGCCGGCTCGAAGTTCGCCATTGAGGCGATGACCGACTCGCTCCGCAACGAGGTCGACGAGTACGGCATCAACGCGGTACTCATCGAACCCGGCCCGGTCGACACGAAGTTCTCCGCCCGCGCACAGAAGGAAGTCGACGGCGAGGACGGCAGCGAAGTCGAAGGCGTCGAACGCTCCGGTGCCTACGAGTCCTTCTACAAGGTCTTCTCGGACACGCAGGCGATGGGCGGCGGCGGGCCCGGCTCCGTCGCTCCCGAGCGCGTCGCCGAGGACATCGTCAACGCCGCGAGCGCGACGAAACCTGCCGCTCGCTACCCGGTCGGCACGCTCGCAAAAGTCGGTGTGCTCGCCCGGTTCATCCCGGACGGCCCGCGCGACAAGCTGTTCGGCCTGATGGACAAGCTGAGCTAA
- a CDS encoding ArsA family ATPase: MSRIDVEAVDSVEGEEAESRDHADETPSDIERQATEREHLPEGVDAPEYVLYGGKGGVGKTTMAAATALASAAGGVSTLVVSTDPAHSLSDTLEAPIPPRPTQIRDDMPLYAAEIDPDEAMEEGMFGQGGPGGPDADGNAGPAGGDNPLGGMGQLGEMMGEDGAMDPLLGGTMPGADEAAAMRQLLEYLDDPRFDRVVVDTAPTGHTLRLLQLPEVMDSMVGKMMKLRQQFGGMMEGVKGMFGGGDDQAGGMGDLDELQERIERLRAVLQDPQQTDFRVVMIPEEMSVVESERLVSRLGEFDIPVQTLVVNRVMEDVGDVADVDPEWVVAPNLDECEFCQRRWQVQQDALKQSMELFRGRDVKRVPLLADEVQGEAALRVVAACLD; encoded by the coding sequence ATGTCACGCATCGACGTCGAAGCCGTCGATTCGGTCGAGGGCGAGGAAGCCGAGTCGAGAGACCACGCAGACGAGACCCCGTCCGACATCGAGAGACAGGCGACGGAGCGAGAGCATCTCCCCGAAGGCGTCGACGCGCCCGAGTACGTCCTCTACGGCGGGAAGGGCGGCGTCGGCAAGACGACGATGGCCGCGGCGACGGCGCTGGCCAGTGCGGCCGGTGGCGTCTCGACGCTCGTCGTCTCCACCGACCCCGCCCACTCGCTGTCGGACACGCTCGAAGCACCGATTCCGCCGCGGCCGACGCAGATCCGCGATGATATGCCGCTCTACGCCGCCGAAATCGACCCCGACGAGGCGATGGAGGAGGGGATGTTCGGCCAGGGTGGGCCGGGCGGCCCGGATGCCGACGGGAACGCGGGACCGGCTGGCGGCGACAATCCGCTCGGCGGCATGGGCCAACTCGGCGAGATGATGGGCGAGGACGGCGCGATGGATCCGCTGCTCGGCGGGACGATGCCCGGCGCGGACGAGGCCGCCGCGATGCGCCAACTGCTCGAATATCTCGACGACCCGCGGTTCGACCGCGTCGTCGTCGACACCGCACCGACGGGCCACACCCTCCGACTCCTGCAGCTACCGGAGGTCATGGACTCGATGGTCGGCAAGATGATGAAGCTCCGCCAGCAGTTCGGCGGGATGATGGAGGGCGTGAAGGGAATGTTCGGCGGCGGCGACGACCAGGCGGGTGGCATGGGCGACCTCGACGAACTACAGGAGCGTATCGAGCGGCTCCGCGCCGTCCTCCAGGACCCCCAGCAGACCGACTTCCGGGTCGTCATGATTCCCGAAGAGATGAGCGTCGTCGAGTCCGAGCGGCTCGTCTCGCGACTCGGGGAGTTCGACATCCCGGTCCAGACGCTCGTGGTCAACCGCGTGATGGAGGACGTGGGTGACGTCGCCGACGTCGACCCCGAGTGGGTCGTCGCGCCGAACCTCGACGAGTGTGAGTTCTGCCAGCGGCGGTGGCAGGTCCAACAGGACGCGCTGAAACAGTCGATGGAGCTGTTCCGGGGACGGGACGTCAAACGCGTGCCGCTGCTCGCCGACGAGGTGCAGGGAGAAGCGGCACTCCGCGTGGTCGCCGCCTGTCTGGACTGA
- a CDS encoding pyridoxal phosphate-dependent aminotransferase, whose translation MEYDEPLFFKVMQYAANADRDVVDMVSGNPDWEPPQALRDGLHEYADADIEDFQYPPSEGLRELREEIAERRNVSVDQVVVTNGAGEANYLAMARAMERDAGDEIILTDPVYPYYPGKTTMLDGEARFVPTERDGSLDPAKVRDVASDDTACIVVNTPNNPTGAVYGRETMEELVAIAEEHDALLVADEVYDHFDFSGRFESALTIDSEHRVVVTSYSKSMAITGYRVGYAVFPDSHVKAAKTRHMLVNVTGSRPAQQAVLHALRNTDADYYEETRAMLRERIDAFTDALDAAGAEYSRPDGAFYVLARFDDFPGTLDNVYTLIDEAGVAGMPGEAFGTARDEWIRFALVTPRAEEAAARLADYF comes from the coding sequence ATGGAGTACGACGAGCCGCTGTTCTTCAAGGTGATGCAGTACGCGGCCAACGCCGACCGCGACGTCGTCGACATGGTCAGCGGCAACCCCGACTGGGAGCCGCCGCAGGCCCTCCGCGACGGCCTGCACGAGTACGCCGACGCCGACATCGAGGACTTCCAGTATCCGCCGAGCGAGGGTCTCCGCGAGCTTCGCGAGGAGATCGCCGAGCGTCGGAACGTCTCGGTCGACCAGGTCGTCGTCACCAACGGCGCGGGTGAGGCCAACTATCTCGCGATGGCCCGTGCGATGGAGCGCGACGCCGGCGACGAGATCATCCTGACCGACCCCGTCTATCCGTACTACCCCGGCAAGACGACGATGCTCGACGGCGAGGCGCGGTTCGTCCCGACCGAACGCGACGGCTCGCTCGACCCCGCGAAGGTCCGCGACGTCGCCAGCGACGACACCGCCTGCATCGTCGTCAACACGCCGAACAACCCGACCGGCGCGGTCTACGGCCGCGAGACGATGGAGGAACTCGTCGCCATCGCCGAGGAACACGACGCGCTCCTCGTCGCCGACGAGGTCTACGACCACTTCGACTTCTCGGGTCGCTTCGAGAGCGCGCTCACCATCGACTCCGAGCACCGCGTCGTCGTCACCTCCTACTCGAAGTCGATGGCCATCACGGGCTACCGCGTCGGCTACGCGGTCTTCCCCGACTCACACGTGAAGGCCGCGAAGACCCGCCATATGCTCGTCAACGTCACCGGCAGCCGCCCGGCCCAACAGGCCGTCCTCCACGCCCTGCGGAACACGGACGCCGACTACTACGAGGAGACGCGGGCGATGCTCCGCGAGCGGATCGACGCCTTCACCGACGCGCTCGACGCCGCGGGAGCTGAATACTCCCGCCCGGACGGCGCGTTCTACGTGCTGGCACGCTTCGATGACTTCCCCGGCACGCTCGACAACGTCTACACGCTCATCGACGAGGCGGGCGTCGCCGGGATGCCCGGCGAGGCGTTCGGGACGGCCCGCGACGAGTGGATCCGCTTCGCGCTCGTGACCCCGCGGGCCGAGGAGGCGGCGGCGCGGCTGGCGGACTACTTCTGA
- a CDS encoding CinA family protein, protein MSTLDDARAVSEELGDALRETDATVATAESCTGGLIGSLLTDVAGSSDYFDRSLVTYSYDAKRAQLAVSRESLDEHGAVSEPVAREMATGVRDVADTTWGVATTGIAGPTGGTPEKPVGTVFVGVAYAGEWGSSESYSAVRRYEFDGSRTEVKAKIARQALEDLLAAVEAQRE, encoded by the coding sequence ATGAGCACACTCGACGACGCCCGCGCCGTCTCGGAAGAACTGGGCGACGCGCTTCGCGAGACTGATGCCACCGTCGCGACCGCCGAGTCCTGCACCGGCGGTCTCATCGGCTCGCTTCTGACCGACGTCGCCGGCTCCTCTGACTACTTCGACCGCTCGCTCGTCACCTACTCCTACGACGCCAAGCGCGCTCAACTCGCTGTCTCCCGAGAATCGCTGGACGAGCACGGTGCGGTCAGCGAGCCGGTCGCCCGCGAGATGGCCACGGGAGTCAGAGACGTCGCCGACACGACGTGGGGCGTGGCGACGACGGGCATCGCCGGGCCGACGGGTGGGACGCCGGAGAAGCCGGTCGGGACCGTCTTCGTCGGCGTCGCCTACGCCGGCGAGTGGGGGTCGAGCGAGTCCTACTCGGCCGTCCGACGCTACGAGTTCGACGGGTCGCGGACCGAGGTGAAGGCCAAAATCGCGCGGCAGGCGCTCGAAGACCTGCTGGCGGCCGTCGAAGCACAGCGGGAGTAG
- a CDS encoding metal-dependent hydrolase, whose amino-acid sequence MNKKGHVLNAILLSIGLGYVLEPSGDVATFEKIAQISVPIVLGALFPDVDTAFGKHRKTLHNLAVLGIVAAYPLVFNNLHFVWIGVVTHYILDLMGSKRGIALFYPWDKEFALPIGVATSSKYADLVTVIITAFEVAAFAAVHFYVVSLDINVAALAAAFGFGV is encoded by the coding sequence ATGAACAAGAAAGGGCACGTGCTGAACGCCATCCTCTTGAGCATCGGTCTCGGCTACGTCCTCGAACCGTCGGGCGACGTCGCGACGTTCGAGAAGATCGCACAGATTTCGGTGCCGATCGTCCTCGGGGCACTCTTCCCCGACGTCGACACCGCGTTCGGCAAGCACCGCAAGACGCTGCACAACCTCGCCGTCTTGGGTATCGTCGCCGCCTACCCGCTCGTCTTCAACAACCTCCACTTCGTCTGGATCGGCGTCGTCACCCACTACATCCTCGACCTGATGGGCAGCAAACGGGGTATCGCGCTGTTCTATCCGTGGGACAAGGAGTTCGCGCTACCCATCGGCGTCGCCACGTCCTCGAAGTACGCCGACCTCGTGACGGTCATCATCACCGCGTTCGAGGTCGCCGCCTTCGCCGCGGTCCACTTCTACGTCGTCTCGCTCGACATCAACGTCGCGGCGTTGGCGGCAGCGTTCGGCTTCGGGGTCTGA
- a CDS encoding PHP-associated domain-containing protein: MHVKTLDERVVDRAKARGIDILVYAPHFVRLPEIRARAEHFSDDELLVVPAREVFTGSWRDRRHLLAVGLDDPVPDFITLDGALAEFDRQGAAVLVPHPELMNVSLSREEIESRRESIDAVELYNAKCQPSQNRRNREIVADVGLPGFGSSYAHLWRTVGEAWTEFDRAVDSEADLVAALRAGAPRRVLHQPGLRHRFRSAVEFAHLGVENSWGKLDRLLLSGMEPTHPRQVAYEGRFDDVSVY, translated from the coding sequence ATGCACGTAAAGACGCTCGACGAGCGTGTCGTCGACCGAGCGAAAGCCCGCGGCATCGACATCCTCGTCTACGCACCGCACTTCGTCCGCCTGCCCGAGATCCGCGCGCGCGCCGAGCATTTCTCCGACGACGAACTGCTCGTCGTCCCCGCCCGCGAGGTCTTCACCGGTTCGTGGCGCGACCGCCGACATCTGCTCGCCGTCGGCCTCGACGACCCCGTCCCCGACTTCATCACCCTCGACGGCGCGCTGGCCGAGTTCGACCGACAGGGCGCGGCTGTCCTCGTCCCCCACCCGGAGCTGATGAACGTCAGTCTGAGCCGCGAGGAGATCGAGAGCCGCCGCGAGTCCATCGACGCCGTCGAACTCTACAACGCCAAATGCCAGCCGAGTCAGAACCGTCGCAACCGGGAGATCGTCGCCGACGTCGGCCTGCCGGGCTTCGGGTCGTCGTACGCGCATCTCTGGCGGACGGTCGGCGAGGCGTGGACCGAGTTCGACCGCGCCGTCGACAGCGAGGCCGACCTCGTGGCCGCGCTCCGAGCGGGCGCGCCGCGGAGAGTCCTCCACCAGCCCGGCCTCCGCCACCGGTTCCGGAGTGCCGTCGAGTTCGCACATCTCGGCGTCGAGAACTCGTGGGGGAAACTGGACCGGCTGCTCCTCTCGGGGATGGAACCCACCCACCCCCGACAGGTCGCGTACGAAGGTCGGTTCGACGACGTCAGCGTCTACTGA
- a CDS encoding DUF7565 family protein: MSLWRCAIGDCEARFEDVESAIVHQTNEHERHECQVCGTVVPEGYFAIRHAFDEHTRAEYVRSYDADSSAVRVRESVKDAIEKEVDLRAVVDQLDIEQPV; encoded by the coding sequence ATGTCCCTCTGGAGGTGCGCAATCGGCGACTGTGAGGCCCGGTTCGAGGACGTCGAATCGGCCATCGTCCACCAGACGAACGAGCACGAACGTCACGAGTGTCAGGTCTGTGGCACCGTCGTCCCGGAGGGCTACTTCGCCATCCGCCACGCGTTCGACGAACACACCCGCGCGGAGTACGTCCGTTCGTACGACGCCGACTCCTCGGCGGTCCGCGTCCGCGAGTCGGTCAAAGACGCCATCGAGAAAGAGGTCGACCTCCGCGCCGTCGTCGACCAGTTGGATATCGAACAGCCGGTCTGA
- a CDS encoding transcription elongation factor Spt5, with amino-acid sequence MPIFAVKTTASQERTVADMLASKEEPEIHAVLAPDQLTSYVMVESDDTAVLERLMEEIPHARSIVPGQSSMAEVEHFLSPTPDVEGIAEGDIVELIAGPFKGEKARVQRIDEGKDQVTVELYEATVPIPVTVRGDQIRVLDSDER; translated from the coding sequence ATGCCCATCTTCGCCGTCAAGACCACCGCGAGCCAGGAGCGCACCGTCGCCGATATGCTCGCGAGTAAGGAAGAGCCGGAGATTCACGCCGTGCTCGCGCCCGACCAGCTCACGAGCTACGTGATGGTCGAATCCGACGACACGGCCGTCCTCGAACGGCTCATGGAGGAGATCCCGCACGCCCGCAGTATCGTCCCCGGCCAGTCGAGCATGGCCGAGGTCGAACACTTCCTCTCGCCGACGCCCGACGTGGAGGGCATCGCCGAGGGTGACATCGTCGAGCTCATCGCCGGACCGTTCAAGGGCGAGAAGGCCCGCGTCCAGCGCATCGACGAAGGCAAAGACCAGGTGACGGTCGAACTCTACGAGGCGACCGTCCCGATTCCGGTCACGGTCCGTGGCGACCAGATCCGCGTCCTCGACAGCGACGAGCGGTAA
- a CDS encoding protein translocase SEC61 complex subunit gamma gives MDVKYDLTSYVRVLKLASTPSWNEFSQIAKIAGAGIFLVGLLGFMIFAVMSFIPGGV, from the coding sequence ATGGACGTCAAATACGACCTCACCAGCTACGTGCGGGTGCTGAAGCTCGCCAGCACACCCTCGTGGAACGAGTTCTCCCAGATCGCCAAGATCGCCGGAGCGGGCATCTTCCTTGTCGGTCTGCTCGGCTTCATGATCTTCGCGGTGATGAGCTTCATCCCGGGAGGCGTCTGA
- the ftsZ gene encoding cell division protein FtsZ, protein MDSLVEDAITEAEETEDGPVQNGDGAGHPEANDAPKRTGKMTDDELQDILQDLQTNITVVGCGGAGGNTVDRMAQEGIHGAKLVAANTDVQHLVNIQADTKILMGQEKTQGRGAGSLPQVGEEAAIESQEEIHESIEGSDMVFVTAGLGGGTGTGSAPVVAKAARESGALTIAIVTTPFTAEGEVRRTNAEAGLERLRDVADTVIVVPNDRLLDAVGKLPVRQAFKVSDEVLMRSVKGITELITKPGLVNLDFADVRTVMEKGGVAMIGLGESDSESKAQDSVKSALRSPLLDVDISSANSALVNVTGGSDMSIEEAEGVVEEIYDRIDPDARIIWGTSIDEELEGQMRTMIVVTGVESPQIYGRSEELQAESGGRGEDIDFVE, encoded by the coding sequence ATGGACTCTCTCGTCGAGGATGCAATCACTGAGGCCGAAGAGACGGAGGATGGGCCGGTTCAAAACGGGGACGGAGCCGGACATCCCGAGGCGAACGACGCCCCGAAACGGACGGGGAAGATGACAGACGACGAACTGCAGGACATCCTGCAGGACCTCCAGACGAACATCACCGTCGTCGGCTGTGGTGGGGCCGGTGGCAACACGGTCGACCGGATGGCCCAAGAGGGCATCCACGGCGCGAAGCTCGTCGCCGCCAACACGGACGTCCAACATCTCGTCAACATCCAGGCGGACACGAAGATCCTGATGGGCCAGGAGAAGACCCAGGGCCGGGGGGCCGGGTCGCTGCCGCAGGTCGGCGAGGAGGCCGCCATCGAGAGCCAAGAGGAGATCCACGAGTCCATCGAGGGGTCGGACATGGTCTTCGTCACCGCCGGACTCGGCGGGGGGACGGGTACCGGCTCCGCGCCGGTCGTCGCAAAGGCCGCCCGCGAGTCGGGCGCGCTCACCATCGCCATCGTCACGACGCCGTTCACCGCCGAGGGTGAGGTCCGACGGACCAACGCCGAGGCCGGTCTCGAACGGCTTCGCGACGTCGCCGACACGGTCATCGTCGTCCCGAACGACCGCCTGCTCGATGCGGTCGGCAAACTGCCGGTCCGCCAGGCGTTCAAGGTCTCTGACGAGGTACTCATGCGCTCGGTCAAGGGCATCACCGAACTCATCACGAAGCCCGGGCTGGTCAACCTCGACTTCGCCGACGTCCGCACCGTCATGGAGAAGGGCGGCGTCGCCATGATCGGACTCGGCGAGTCCGACTCCGAGTCGAAGGCGCAGGACTCGGTCAAGTCGGCACTCCGCTCGCCGCTGCTCGACGTCGACATCTCCAGCGCCAACTCCGCGCTCGTCAACGTGACGGGTGGCTCCGACATGAGCATCGAGGAGGCCGAGGGTGTCGTCGAGGAGATCTACGACCGCATCGACCCGGACGCCCGCATCATCTGGGGGACCTCCATCGACGAGGAACTCGAAGGCCAGATGCGGACGATGATCGTCGTCACCGGCGTCGAGTCGCCGCAGATCTACGGCCGCAGCGAGGAACTGCAGGCCGAATCCGGCGGCCGCGGCGAGGACATCGACTTCGTCGAGTAA